A genomic window from Geothermobacter ehrlichii includes:
- a CDS encoding glycerol-3-phosphate dehydrogenase/oxidase — translation MPVDRAEKLHRLQHQSFDVLIIGGGITGAGIARELALRGLKVALVDKGDFAGGTSSRSTKLIHAGLRYLEGGRLGLVHESCRERRLLQKLAPHLVRPLPFLIPGYRGDRRPFWMIRAGLTLYDLLALGQNARRHQLCAPGELAEAEPCLKQEGLVGAARYWDCRMDDARLCLENILAAENLGAVCLNHVAVEGLIRRGSRIGAAAVRDLESGRQTEVAARMVVNAAGPWLDRVRRLAGLTAPSLRPTRGTHILVPRINRREEAFYLSSGRDDRLFFVIPWGEMSLIGTTDVDFDRSPDLVSPVPEDITYLIEESNRRLRDCRLRQQDVIAAFAGLRPLVRDGDGPASRVSREYRILQEIDGLLSVAGGKYTTYRALAARVGRLVCRHLGWHGKDGLSARVPLPGGAVGDFAEFRTRWTSRLQRLGLGPEQAAPLVDRYGARVTRLEELLLTDTGLCRPLADDSPLLTGEVVFAARFEAARTPGDILRRRTTRALEPGQGLADLEATCRLLAAELGVGPDTVEQWKTDYLSREICSLPTDTGETDR, via the coding sequence ATGCCTGTCGACCGCGCCGAAAAACTGCACCGGCTACAGCACCAGTCCTTTGACGTCCTGATCATCGGCGGCGGCATCACCGGCGCCGGCATCGCCCGCGAACTCGCCCTGCGCGGACTGAAGGTGGCCCTGGTCGACAAGGGGGATTTCGCCGGCGGCACCTCGAGCCGTTCGACCAAGCTGATCCACGCAGGCCTGCGCTACCTCGAGGGCGGCCGCCTCGGCCTGGTCCACGAATCTTGCAGGGAGCGCCGCCTGCTGCAGAAGCTGGCCCCGCACCTGGTCCGGCCGCTCCCCTTCCTCATCCCGGGCTACCGGGGTGACCGCCGTCCCTTCTGGATGATCCGGGCCGGTCTGACCCTCTACGACCTGCTCGCCCTAGGGCAGAACGCCCGCCGGCACCAGCTCTGCGCTCCCGGCGAGCTCGCCGAGGCGGAGCCCTGCCTGAAGCAGGAAGGCCTGGTCGGCGCCGCCCGCTACTGGGACTGCCGGATGGACGACGCCCGTCTCTGCCTGGAGAACATCCTGGCGGCGGAAAACCTCGGCGCCGTCTGCCTGAACCATGTCGCGGTCGAGGGGCTGATTCGCCGGGGCAGCCGCATCGGCGCGGCGGCCGTCCGCGACCTGGAATCCGGCCGGCAGACGGAGGTGGCGGCGCGAATGGTCGTCAACGCCGCCGGGCCCTGGCTCGACCGGGTCCGCCGCCTTGCCGGTCTCACCGCCCCAAGCCTGCGGCCGACGCGGGGAACACACATTCTGGTGCCGCGCATCAACCGGCGGGAAGAAGCCTTCTATCTCTCGTCCGGCCGCGACGACCGGCTCTTCTTCGTCATTCCCTGGGGCGAAATGTCGCTGATCGGCACCACCGACGTCGATTTCGACCGCTCCCCCGACTTGGTCAGCCCCGTTCCCGAGGACATCACCTACCTCATCGAGGAGAGCAACCGCCGCCTGCGGGACTGCCGCTTGCGGCAGCAGGATGTCATTGCCGCCTTCGCCGGCCTGCGCCCCCTCGTCCGCGACGGCGACGGGCCGGCCAGCCGGGTTTCGCGCGAATACCGGATTCTGCAGGAAATCGACGGCCTGCTTTCGGTGGCCGGCGGCAAGTACACCACCTATCGTGCCCTGGCCGCCAGGGTCGGCCGCCTGGTCTGCCGACATCTCGGCTGGCACGGCAAAGACGGACTCAGCGCCCGGGTTCCGCTTCCCGGCGGCGCCGTCGGCGACTTTGCCGAGTTCCGGACCCGCTGGACCAGCCGCCTGCAACGGCTCGGACTCGGCCCCGAACAGGCCGCCCCGCTGGTCGACCGCTACGGCGCCCGGGTGACCCGGCTGGAAGAGCTGTTGCTAACCGATACCGGACTGTGCCGGCCGCTCGCCGACGACTCTCCGCTGCTGACCGGCGAAGTCGTCTTCGCTGCCCGCTTCGAGGCGGCACGCACCCCCGGCGACATCCTGCGCCGCCGCACCACCAGAGCCCTCGAACCGGGGCAGGGGCTGGCCGACCTCGAGGCGACATGCCGGCTGCTGGCCGCCGAACTCGGCGTCGGGCCGGACACCGTCGAACAATGGAAAACGGATTACCTGAGCAGGGAAATCTGTTCCCTGCCAACTGACACAGGAGAAACCGACCGATGA
- a CDS encoding MSCRAMM family protein, whose protein sequence is MRRIFWLLGLVLLAGCVAGTGTKVADDSAVGVSYVDMDGRTGLSGTVVLKKNGEPLAGAFVNVYADTMSNLLGPSQYISRPSDKDGRFMLDIPPGTYYVVARKRMSGEPSGPLAPGDYYSEHQRVKVEVRPGWMTVLNLEVVPMKAPMFFKKSPVERRTDTGIRGRLVDAAGKPIPGSFAIAYVDADMKRLPDFASTLSDADGRFTLYLPEGGSYYLAARVHAWDMPRPGELYGRYGGDKPRSVRVKKGEFVEGITLVLTPFTGEYKSGKSRRPY, encoded by the coding sequence ATGCGCAGGATCTTCTGGTTGTTGGGGCTGGTGTTGCTGGCAGGCTGCGTTGCGGGCACGGGAACGAAGGTTGCGGATGACAGTGCTGTAGGGGTGAGTTATGTCGACATGGACGGGCGGACCGGCCTGTCCGGAACCGTGGTGCTGAAGAAGAACGGCGAGCCGCTGGCCGGCGCCTTCGTCAACGTCTATGCCGACACCATGTCCAACCTGCTTGGACCTTCGCAGTACATCTCGCGCCCCTCGGACAAGGACGGGCGGTTCATGCTTGATATTCCGCCGGGCACCTATTACGTGGTCGCCCGCAAGCGGATGAGCGGCGAGCCGAGCGGCCCCCTGGCGCCCGGCGACTACTATTCGGAGCACCAGCGGGTCAAGGTCGAGGTCCGGCCAGGCTGGATGACGGTGCTGAATCTCGAGGTGGTGCCGATGAAGGCGCCGATGTTCTTCAAGAAGAGCCCGGTCGAGCGGCGGACTGATACCGGCATCCGCGGCCGGCTGGTCGATGCGGCCGGCAAGCCGATTCCCGGCAGTTTCGCCATCGCCTATGTCGATGCCGACATGAAGCGGTTGCCCGATTTCGCCTCCACCCTCTCCGACGCCGACGGGCGCTTCACCCTCTATCTGCCGGAGGGCGGTTCCTACTATCTCGCCGCCCGGGTGCACGCCTGGGACATGCCGCGTCCGGGAGAACTGTACGGCCGCTACGGCGGCGACAAGCCCCGGTCCGTTCGGGTGAAGAAGGGGGAATTCGTCGAGGGAATCACCCTGGTGCTGACTCCCTTTACCGGCGAATACAAGTCGGGCAAGAGCCGGCGCCCGTATTGA
- a CDS encoding tetratricopeptide repeat protein: MTTDRFRMLLRQGLDALDKNDTLLALVLFEDACKLFETPTAKSCLAYCLAREKKQFQKAVAMCLSAKQKEPANSLHYLNLGRTYLEAGQKQKAIRALRQGLKMERNQQIIDLLVALGQRKTPPISSLPREHFLNRNLGLLLSRIGMR; encoded by the coding sequence ATGACCACCGACCGTTTCCGGATGCTGCTCCGGCAGGGACTCGACGCCCTGGACAAGAACGACACCCTGCTCGCCCTGGTCCTGTTCGAAGACGCCTGCAAGCTGTTCGAGACCCCGACCGCCAAATCCTGCCTCGCCTACTGCCTGGCGCGGGAGAAGAAGCAGTTCCAGAAAGCCGTCGCCATGTGCCTGTCCGCGAAGCAGAAGGAACCGGCCAACAGCCTGCACTACCTGAACCTGGGACGGACCTACCTGGAGGCCGGACAGAAACAGAAAGCCATCCGCGCCCTGCGGCAGGGGCTGAAAATGGAACGCAACCAGCAGATCATCGATCTGCTGGTTGCGCTGGGACAACGCAAGACGCCGCCCATCTCCTCACTGCCGCGAGAACACTTCCTCAACCGCAATCTCGGCCTGCTGCTCAGCCGCATCGGCATGCGCTGA
- a CDS encoding MBL fold metallo-hydrolase: MALEIVQLRAGRADNFSYLVWCPQTNDAMVVDPSFAPDLLLAEAEKRGLTIRILANTHGHRDHIAGNDRIMAATGAPLAAHPSDLPLAQVPLHNGQLLPLGAERIEVLHTPGHSPGSIVFRLDAAVITGDTLFVSRCGRADLPGSDVKRLYHSLQRLKQLPPETVVYPGHDYGPTPTATIAHELETNPFLLCGDLESFIELRMG, encoded by the coding sequence ATGGCCCTCGAAATCGTCCAGCTACGGGCCGGCCGGGCCGACAACTTCAGCTACCTGGTCTGGTGCCCGCAGACAAACGACGCCATGGTGGTCGATCCCAGCTTCGCCCCCGATCTGCTGCTGGCGGAGGCCGAAAAGCGGGGGCTGACCATCCGTATTCTGGCCAATACCCACGGCCACCGCGACCACATCGCCGGCAACGACCGGATCATGGCCGCCACCGGCGCCCCTCTGGCGGCCCATCCCAGCGACCTGCCGCTGGCGCAGGTTCCATTGCACAACGGTCAGCTTCTGCCGCTGGGCGCCGAACGGATCGAGGTTCTGCACACCCCGGGGCACAGTCCCGGCTCCATCGTCTTCCGCCTCGACGCGGCGGTCATCACCGGCGACACCCTCTTCGTCTCCCGCTGCGGCCGGGCCGACCTGCCGGGCAGCGACGTCAAACGCCTCTACCACAGCCTGCAGCGCTTGAAGCAACTGCCGCCGGAAACCGTCGTCTACCCCGGCCATGACTACGGGCCGACACCGACCGCCACCATCGCCCACGAGCTTGAAACCAATCCCTTCCTGCTCTGTGGCGACCTGGAAAGCTTCATCGAACTGCGCATGGGCTAG
- a CDS encoding heavy metal translocating P-type ATPase, translating to MHHQHGDCHHVNSGRRFVDPVCGMQTEDETAFKPYEHEGTIFHFCSDRCLAKFRDNPGAYTGTGRERPPSRANTGDTTYTCPMHPEVVQDGPGNCPKCGMALEPLSPLPTARTRYTCPMHPEVAQDTPGNCPKCGMALESQLVAGDEETTPEYDDMRRRFVFAAVFSIPLVIIAMREMLPGGQLIEELATPRTLGWLELLLSTPVVLWAGWPFYQRAVQSVVNRSLNMFTLIGLGVSMAYIYSLIAVLLPGIFPPAMRGPDGSVGVYFEAAAVIVTLILLGQVMELRARSQTGAAIKALLGLAPKTARRLNTDGSEEDIPLEQVRPGDRLRVRPGEKIPVDGIVLEGSSSVDESMISGEPIPVSKQPGDPLIGATVNTTGALIMQAEKVGGDTLLARIVQMVADAQRSRAPIQKLADRVAGYFVPAVIAIALLAFVTWLLAGPEPRLAYALIAAVSVLIIACPCALGLATPMSIMVATGKGAGMGVLFRNAEAIETLRKIDLLVVDKTGTLTLGEPKLTGVMPAAGMDERRLLTLAGSLEQGSEHPLAAALVAGARERGVALVEAQDFTSHTGKGVSGRVDGVEVLLGNAKLLDDFAIDTAALAERARQRREEGQTVIFVAADGRLAGLLAVSDPIKDTTPAAITQLHDEGIRIVMLTGDNRATAEAVGKKLGIDDIVAEVLPDEKAAVVGRYQQEGHRVAMAGDGINDAPALAKADVGIAMGTGTDVAMESAGVTLVKGDLTGIVRARKLSRATMANIRQNLFFAFVYNALGVPLAAGVLYPFFGILLSPVVAAAAMSLSSVSVICNALRLRSARTD from the coding sequence ATGCATCACCAACACGGAGATTGCCATCACGTCAACAGTGGCCGGCGCTTCGTCGATCCGGTCTGCGGCATGCAGACCGAAGACGAGACCGCCTTCAAACCCTACGAACACGAAGGCACCATCTTTCATTTCTGCAGCGACAGATGCCTGGCCAAGTTCAGGGACAATCCCGGCGCCTACACCGGAACCGGGCGTGAACGACCACCATCACGGGCCAATACCGGAGACACGACCTACACCTGCCCGATGCATCCCGAGGTGGTGCAGGATGGCCCCGGCAACTGCCCCAAGTGCGGCATGGCTCTGGAGCCCCTGTCTCCACTGCCGACTGCACGAACCCGATACACCTGCCCGATGCACCCGGAGGTGGCGCAGGACACCCCCGGCAACTGCCCCAAATGCGGCATGGCCCTGGAAAGCCAGCTCGTCGCCGGCGACGAGGAGACAACCCCCGAATACGACGACATGCGCCGCCGTTTCGTCTTCGCCGCGGTGTTCTCCATCCCGCTGGTAATCATCGCCATGCGCGAGATGCTGCCGGGCGGACAGCTGATCGAAGAGCTGGCGACGCCGCGCACCCTCGGCTGGCTGGAGCTGCTGCTGTCGACGCCGGTGGTTCTCTGGGCCGGCTGGCCCTTCTACCAACGCGCCGTGCAGTCGGTCGTCAACCGCAGCCTGAACATGTTCACCCTGATCGGTCTCGGCGTGTCGATGGCCTACATCTACAGCCTGATCGCCGTTTTGCTGCCGGGCATCTTTCCTCCCGCCATGCGCGGACCGGACGGCTCCGTCGGCGTCTACTTCGAGGCGGCGGCCGTCATCGTCACCCTGATTCTGCTCGGGCAGGTGATGGAACTGCGTGCCCGCAGCCAGACCGGGGCCGCCATCAAGGCCCTGCTCGGACTGGCTCCCAAGACGGCCCGCCGGCTCAATACCGACGGCAGCGAAGAGGACATTCCGCTGGAGCAGGTCCGCCCCGGCGACCGGCTGCGGGTCAGGCCAGGCGAAAAGATCCCTGTGGACGGCATCGTGCTCGAAGGCAGCAGCAGCGTCGACGAGTCGATGATCTCGGGGGAGCCGATTCCGGTGAGCAAACAACCGGGCGATCCCCTGATCGGCGCCACGGTCAACACTACCGGCGCCCTGATCATGCAGGCGGAGAAGGTCGGCGGCGACACCCTGCTGGCGCGCATCGTCCAGATGGTGGCCGACGCCCAGCGCAGCCGCGCCCCGATCCAGAAGCTGGCCGACCGGGTGGCCGGCTACTTCGTGCCGGCGGTGATCGCCATCGCCCTGCTCGCCTTTGTCACCTGGCTGCTGGCCGGTCCCGAGCCGCGCCTGGCCTACGCACTGATCGCCGCGGTGTCGGTGCTGATCATCGCCTGCCCCTGCGCCCTGGGACTGGCGACGCCGATGTCGATCATGGTGGCGACCGGCAAGGGCGCCGGCATGGGGGTACTGTTCAGAAACGCCGAAGCGATCGAGACCCTGCGAAAAATCGACCTGCTGGTGGTCGACAAGACCGGCACCCTGACCCTGGGCGAGCCGAAACTGACCGGCGTGATGCCGGCCGCCGGCATGGATGAACGCCGGCTGCTGACGTTGGCCGGCAGCCTGGAGCAGGGGAGCGAACATCCCCTGGCCGCCGCCCTGGTCGCCGGCGCCCGGGAACGGGGGGTGGCGCTGGTCGAAGCGCAGGATTTCACCTCGCACACCGGCAAGGGCGTCTCCGGCCGGGTCGACGGAGTCGAGGTCCTGCTCGGCAACGCCAAACTGCTGGACGATTTCGCCATCGACACCGCCGCCCTGGCCGAGCGGGCGCGACAGCGGCGCGAGGAGGGGCAGACGGTCATATTTGTCGCCGCCGACGGTCGCCTGGCCGGACTTCTGGCGGTCTCCGACCCAATCAAGGATACGACGCCGGCGGCGATCACGCAGCTGCACGACGAAGGAATCCGCATCGTCATGCTGACCGGCGACAACCGGGCGACGGCCGAAGCGGTCGGCAAAAAGCTCGGCATCGACGACATCGTCGCCGAAGTGCTGCCGGACGAAAAGGCGGCGGTCGTCGGCCGCTACCAGCAGGAGGGGCACCGGGTGGCGATGGCGGGCGACGGCATCAACGACGCCCCGGCCCTGGCCAAGGCCGATGTCGGCATCGCCATGGGCACCGGCACCGACGTGGCGATGGAGTCGGCCGGGGTAACCCTGGTCAAAGGCGATCTGACCGGCATCGTCCGCGCCCGCAAACTGAGCCGGGCGACCATGGCCAACATCCGGCAGAACCTGTTTTTCGCCTTCGTCTACAACGCCCTGGGCGTTCCGCTGGCCGCCGGCGTACTCTATCCCTTCTTCGGCATCCTGCTCAGCCCGGTGGTCGCGGCGGCGGCGATGAGCCTGAGCTCGGTCTCGGTGATCTGCAATGCCCTGCGCCTGCGCTCGGCCAGGACGGACTGA
- a CDS encoding DUF302 domain-containing protein, whose product MEYVFCKRMNLTFEQALERVREELDKEGFGVLTEIDVRATLKKKLDVDFRNYIILGACNPRFAYRALQAESWIGSMLPCNVVVQQFDDGQVEVAAVNPIASMQAVENPDLLEVATTVQEKLKAVIAAL is encoded by the coding sequence ATGGAGTATGTTTTCTGCAAGCGGATGAATCTGACTTTTGAACAGGCTCTGGAACGGGTCCGGGAAGAACTGGACAAGGAAGGGTTCGGCGTGCTGACCGAGATCGATGTCAGGGCGACGCTGAAGAAGAAGCTCGATGTCGACTTCAGAAACTATATCATCCTCGGCGCCTGCAATCCCCGTTTCGCCTACAGGGCGCTGCAGGCCGAATCCTGGATCGGCAGCATGCTCCCCTGCAACGTCGTGGTGCAGCAGTTCGATGACGGTCAGGTCGAGGTGGCGGCGGTCAATCCGATCGCCTCGATGCAGGCGGTGGAGAATCCGGACCTGCTGGAGGTGGCCACCACTGTGCAGGAGAAGCTGAAAGCTGTCATCGCCGCGCTTTAG
- the dapF gene encoding diaminopimelate epimerase yields MKFTKMHGAGNDYVYVNGFEETIDNPEELAVRVSDRHFGIGSDGLILILPSDRADVRMRIFNADGSEAEMCGNGVRCVAKFVYERGLVRKERLIIETGAGLLPVELFPDAGGRVDRVRVGMGEPRLTRGEIPMAGPADERAVDIPFEVAGRTLRATCVSMGNPHCVIYVDDVDAFPVAELGPQIERHPLFPQRTNVEFVQVLSQGEVRQRTWERGAGETLACGTGAAAVTVAGVLTGRSGRRIVNHLAGGDLVLEWLEAGPVLMTGPATEVFSGEFPL; encoded by the coding sequence ATGAAATTCACCAAGATGCACGGAGCCGGCAACGACTATGTCTACGTCAACGGCTTCGAGGAAACGATCGACAATCCGGAAGAGCTGGCCGTTCGGGTCAGCGACCGGCATTTCGGCATCGGTTCCGACGGGCTGATCCTGATTCTGCCCAGCGATCGGGCCGACGTGCGGATGCGGATCTTCAACGCCGACGGCAGCGAGGCGGAGATGTGCGGCAACGGCGTTCGCTGTGTGGCCAAGTTCGTCTATGAGCGCGGACTGGTTCGCAAAGAGCGGTTGATCATCGAAACCGGCGCCGGCCTGCTGCCGGTGGAGCTGTTTCCCGATGCCGGCGGTCGGGTCGACCGGGTGCGGGTCGGCATGGGAGAGCCGCGGCTGACGCGGGGCGAGATACCGATGGCCGGACCGGCCGACGAGCGGGCGGTCGACATTCCCTTCGAGGTAGCCGGCCGCACGCTGCGGGCGACCTGCGTTTCGATGGGCAATCCCCACTGCGTCATCTATGTCGACGATGTCGACGCCTTTCCGGTGGCCGAGCTCGGTCCGCAGATCGAGCGCCACCCCCTCTTTCCGCAACGCACCAACGTCGAGTTTGTGCAGGTCCTGTCGCAGGGCGAGGTGCGCCAGCGGACCTGGGAGCGCGGCGCCGGTGAAACCCTGGCCTGTGGCACCGGCGCTGCAGCGGTGACCGTCGCCGGGGTGCTGACCGGCCGCAGCGGCCGCCGGATCGTCAATCACCTGGCGGGCGGGGACCTGGTGCTGGAATGGCTGGAGGCCGGCCCGGTGCTGATGACCGGGCCGGCCACCGAGGTTTTCAGCGGAGAGTTTCCCCTGTGA
- a CDS encoding HIT family protein yields the protein MSDCIMCRRWLEEPELRIAELDVCCVMLNRDQFFPGYTLVFTREHVTELFHLDTETRHRLIDEVSRVAGALNTVFRPAKMNYELLGNMVPHIHWHLIPRFRDDALWPTPVWSRPHEEVLLSAQERRNRIAAIRGALQEER from the coding sequence GTGAGCGACTGTATCATGTGCCGGCGCTGGCTGGAGGAGCCGGAGCTGCGCATCGCCGAACTCGATGTCTGTTGCGTCATGCTCAACCGGGACCAGTTCTTTCCCGGCTACACCCTGGTCTTCACCCGGGAGCATGTCACCGAACTGTTTCACCTGGACACGGAAACCCGGCACCGGCTGATCGACGAGGTCAGCCGGGTCGCCGGGGCCCTGAACACGGTCTTTCGTCCGGCGAAGATGAACTATGAGCTGCTCGGCAACATGGTGCCGCACATCCACTGGCACCTGATTCCCCGCTTTCGTGACGATGCGCTCTGGCCCACGCCCGTCTGGAGCCGTCCCCACGAGGAGGTCCTGCTGTCCGCACAGGAGCGGCGGAATCGCATCGCCGCCATCCGCGGCGCTCTGCAGGAGGAGCGATGA
- a CDS encoding pyrimidine 5'-nucleotidase: protein MKAVLFDLDNTLYPPERDLFSLIDVRINRYMEEVVGIAAAEVDGLRRRYWRDYGATLQGLVRHYAVDPEDYLHYVHDVDVGSRLRPDPVLRDTLAALLLPRYVFTNGSSDHAERVLAALGLEDVFAGIFDIRIANYQPKPNRDPYEEVLQSLGLQAGQCIMVEDSLDNLHTAKKLGMATVLVGEGPAAAHVDHHAPDVCSAARAVDDLSRRAGGWS from the coding sequence ATGAAGGCGGTTCTGTTCGATCTCGACAACACCCTCTATCCGCCGGAGCGGGATCTGTTCTCGCTGATCGACGTGCGCATCAACCGCTACATGGAAGAGGTGGTCGGCATCGCCGCTGCCGAGGTCGACGGATTGCGCCGCCGTTACTGGCGCGACTACGGCGCCACTCTGCAGGGGCTGGTGCGGCACTACGCCGTCGATCCCGAGGACTACCTGCACTATGTACACGACGTCGACGTGGGCAGCCGCCTGCGTCCCGACCCCGTGCTGCGCGACACCCTGGCCGCGCTGCTTCTGCCCCGTTACGTCTTCACCAACGGCTCCAGTGACCATGCCGAGCGGGTGCTGGCGGCGCTCGGGCTCGAGGACGTCTTTGCCGGAATCTTCGACATCCGCATCGCCAACTACCAGCCGAAGCCGAACCGGGATCCCTATGAAGAGGTGCTGCAATCTCTCGGACTGCAGGCGGGGCAGTGCATCATGGTCGAGGATTCCCTCGACAATCTGCACACGGCCAAAAAGCTGGGCATGGCCACCGTGCTGGTGGGCGAGGGGCCGGCGGCGGCCCATGTCGATCATCATGCGCCGGATGTCTGCAGCGCTGCCCGGGCAGTGGACGATCTGAGCCGCCGGGCGGGAGGGTGGTCATGA
- a CDS encoding deoxyribonuclease IV, with protein MSQPLGVHASIAGGIDRAISRGEAVGCTALQIFTKNASRWAASPLAEEAAAAFRRAWKASRIGPVYVHDSYLINLAAPDEEKWRKSQAAFLDEMRRCSALGVPGLVMHPGAHLGAGEEAGLRRIAVALRAVLAEAPPDVQILLETTAGMGSHLGWRFEQLARIMDLVPEHAFGVCFDTCHVFAAGYDLSDEAGYATVMDEFDRLIGCQRIRLFHLNDSKKPCGSRLDRHEHVGRGCIGETGFTCLMRDERFAGVAKIIETPPGEDHADDLRNLALLRRLAGES; from the coding sequence ATGAGCCAGCCGCTGGGCGTGCATGCCTCCATCGCCGGCGGCATCGACAGGGCGATTTCCCGCGGCGAAGCCGTCGGCTGCACTGCCCTGCAGATTTTCACCAAAAACGCCAGCCGCTGGGCGGCCAGTCCCCTTGCCGAAGAGGCGGCCGCTGCCTTTCGCAGGGCCTGGAAAGCGAGCCGCATCGGTCCGGTCTACGTTCATGACAGCTATCTGATCAATCTCGCCGCGCCGGACGAGGAGAAGTGGCGCAAGTCGCAGGCCGCCTTTCTCGACGAGATGCGTCGCTGCTCGGCCCTCGGCGTGCCGGGGCTGGTCATGCATCCCGGCGCTCATCTCGGTGCCGGCGAAGAAGCCGGGCTGCGGCGCATCGCCGTCGCTCTGCGGGCCGTTCTAGCCGAGGCGCCGCCGGATGTGCAGATCCTGCTGGAGACCACCGCCGGCATGGGCAGCCATCTCGGCTGGCGTTTCGAACAGCTGGCGCGCATCATGGATCTGGTGCCGGAACACGCCTTCGGGGTCTGTTTCGACACCTGTCATGTCTTTGCCGCCGGCTACGATTTGTCGGACGAAGCCGGATATGCCACGGTGATGGACGAATTCGACCGCCTGATCGGCTGCCAGCGGATCCGCCTGTTTCATCTCAACGACAGCAAGAAACCCTGCGGCAGCAGGCTCGACCGGCACGAGCATGTCGGCCGTGGCTGTATCGGCGAGACCGGCTTCACCTGCCTGATGCGGGACGAGCGCTTTGCCGGCGTGGCGAAAATCATCGAAACGCCGCCGGGTGAAGACCATGCCGACGATCTGCGCAACTTGGCGCTGCTGCGGCGGTTGGCGGGGGAGAGCTGA
- the dtd gene encoding D-aminoacyl-tRNA deacylase, which yields MRAVLQRVSEARVRVDNEIVGEIDTGLLVLLGVGREDEERDAVYLAEKTAGLRIFEDDGGKMNLSVIDVGGAVLAVSQFTLYGDCRKGRRPGFSDAAPPQEAERLYRCYVEGLRRLGISVATGVFRAEMAVELVNDGPVTLLLDSRRQF from the coding sequence ATGCGCGCGGTATTGCAACGGGTCAGCGAGGCCCGCGTCAGGGTCGATAACGAAATCGTCGGTGAAATCGACACCGGATTGCTGGTGCTGCTCGGCGTCGGCCGGGAGGACGAGGAGCGGGATGCCGTCTATCTGGCGGAAAAAACGGCCGGGCTTCGCATCTTCGAGGATGATGGCGGCAAAATGAACCTGTCGGTGATCGATGTCGGCGGGGCGGTGCTGGCGGTATCACAGTTCACCCTCTATGGTGACTGCCGCAAGGGGCGGCGGCCGGGCTTTTCCGATGCCGCCCCGCCGCAGGAGGCCGAACGGCTCTACCGCTGCTATGTCGAGGGGCTGCGGCGGCTGGGGATTTCGGTCGCCACCGGTGTCTTTCGGGCCGAGATGGCGGTGGAGCTGGTCAACGATGGTCCGGTGACCCTGCTGCTCGACAGCCGCAGGCAGTTTTGA
- the yjgA gene encoding ribosome biogenesis factor YjgA, with amino-acid sequence MSEEMRQSRSARKRAAKLVEALAARLVEGSERWLAGLDLPADLAEELATARATRGHSSRRREVRRLAALLRREPELVERIERHLAGVDAAHNRDRRRFHQLEAWRDRLCSGQSAAEAMAELRRCCPDLDHGELARLSRSACNGDRAAARSLFRLLRQNQDLLT; translated from the coding sequence ATGTCCGAAGAGATGCGGCAGAGCCGGTCGGCGCGGAAACGGGCGGCCAAGCTGGTGGAAGCGCTGGCGGCGCGGCTGGTCGAAGGATCCGAGCGTTGGCTGGCCGGTCTGGATCTGCCTGCCGATCTGGCGGAAGAACTGGCGACCGCCAGGGCGACCAGGGGGCATTCATCGCGTCGCCGGGAGGTGCGTCGCCTGGCGGCCCTGCTGCGTCGGGAGCCGGAGCTGGTAGAGCGGATCGAACGCCACCTGGCCGGGGTCGATGCCGCCCACAACCGGGATCGTCGCCGGTTTCACCAGCTGGAGGCATGGCGTGACCGGCTCTGTTCCGGGCAATCGGCGGCAGAGGCGATGGCCGAGTTGCGGCGATGCTGTCCCGACCTGGATCACGGGGAGCTGGCGCGCCTGTCGCGTTCAGCCTGCAACGGCGACCGGGCGGCGGCGCGGAGCCTGTTTCGGCTTCTGCGCCAGAATCAGGACCTGTTGACTTGA
- a CDS encoding DUF4124 domain-containing protein encodes MRLLFLLLILVVFSFQSAAAGRLYPCRDEEGRIFVTDRPYQLPQGCVLLGPPPEGGGRLSIVPLPDVESPAAHGAMTAPSRVEQKRILLENQWRKRAESLLAAWKTAVGDVYRAGRSRQRRLARRELDRLREQKRALLAEVQQQGRSSFLRWMEERLAPVE; translated from the coding sequence ATGCGTTTACTGTTCCTGCTGTTGATTCTGGTCGTTTTTTCGTTCCAGTCGGCAGCCGCTGGCAGGTTGTATCCCTGTCGGGATGAGGAGGGAAGAATCTTTGTCACTGACCGGCCCTACCAGCTGCCGCAGGGGTGCGTGTTGCTCGGGCCGCCGCCGGAGGGAGGGGGGCGCCTGAGCATCGTGCCCCTTCCGGATGTCGAGAGTCCCGCCGCTCACGGGGCGATGACGGCGCCTTCGCGCGTGGAGCAGAAACGCATCTTGCTTGAAAACCAGTGGCGTAAAAGAGCCGAGAGCCTGTTGGCTGCCTGGAAGACCGCTGTTGGAGATGTCTACCGGGCCGGTCGCAGCCGGCAGCGCCGGCTGGCACGACGGGAACTCGATCGGCTCCGGGAGCAGAAGCGTGCGCTGCTGGCCGAGGTTCAGCAACAGGGGCGATCATCGTTTCTGCGCTGGATGGAGGAGCGGCTGGCGCCCGTCGAATAA